The genomic stretch CTTTTTGTTGTTAATGGAATCAGCCCTCCTTTATCTTTGTTTTGTTCCGGATAATTGGCATTGTGAGAATCTTTGTCCCATTTATTTCCCATCATTTTGTCCATATAATCAACTCTTTTAGTCTAATTAACGGCATAGCTCATTTGGACTTGGTTATCAAGGTCCCTCATTGAGTGGCCTTGGTTTGTTATGTATTCGGCTTTTGGTATATCTGGTGGAGTTGAAGGGGAGCCCTGGCGAAAGTGGTAAAGTTGctgctgccatatgacttggatgCGGGGTAAGGAGTTGAAGGGGaaccttggcgtaactggtaaagttgttgttgtcatgtgactTGAAGGTTACAAGTTCAAGCTAtggaaatagcctcttgcagaaatgtagggtaagactgcgtataatagactcttgtggtccggcccttccttGGACCCCGCGCATAGCTGAAGTTGGTGCACTggattgcttttttttttttaaaatatctgGTGGAGTGATTTGGTTACACGATGATTAAGAGCCTGTTTGGATGggcttttaagcactttttaaCTTGTGGAAGTGTTTGACAACCAAAAAAATGGCTTAAAAAAAGTTAAAATCTGCTTAAAAAAAAGCCAAAACCAATAAGTTGGAAAACCCAATTTTTTCGAAATTGGCTTAAAAGCGATATTGCTTTGACCAAACATATTATATTTTTATCCCTTATAAGTTTTCTTAATACCGAAATTACCCCTCGTTAGAAAACCCTACAAcatactatttttttcttttctccattCTTGTTGCAGCAGCctttgctttcttcttcttcttccataactttcctttcttttcctttcatttccTTCTTTACACTTTCATTCATTATCTTCccctctttttctttcctttctttctttcccAGTGCTGCTCCCTTCCCCGTCACACTCCTTATGTCCGTTCTAATCTTCTTTCTCCTTATGcccgttcttcttcttcttacatAAATATTGTTCTTTTAGCTTCTTTATTTGGTTCCataacatttaatttttttttggcattgaatccttccttttttttttttaaattggtgTAACTATATTCTAAAATCAAATCATTCAATGAATTTACATGTTTCCCCTGAATTTGAAGCTATCATATTATAGTAATCACCTCTCTTTATAATGTTAACAACTTTAAGGATATTTATgtcattttaacaaaaaaaaaatgtttaccAACACTGGTTTTACCAAACACTTCTATCAGTTTTTTTTcagtttcagcacttttatccaaacacgtaactgcttatttataaaaTAAGTTCCAGCACTTATAAAGTGCTTTTAAGCACTCAacttaaaagtcatttttaagccaatccaacaacaacaactacccagtataatcccaacaagtggggtctggggagggtagaatgtacgcagccttacccctatcCTTCCAGGGTAGGGAGACTGTTTCTGAATGACCCTCGGCTAAAAAGGGTGAAGGAAGCCCTGCTTATTTATAAAACAAGTTCCAGCACTTATAAAATGCTTTTAAGCACTtaacttaaaagcacttttttaagccaatccaaacgggccTAAAGGTGATTGTTAGGTGGGAAATCAATTCATCTCATTTTGATATAAATAATTGGGCAGTAGAGAGCGATCAAAATATTTGAAGCAAGAATTTTACAGTGCAATAAGTTGTCTAGTCCTGATGGATCTTTCACTGTGTTACTTTATAACGAGTTTTCATGATCTAAAAACTACCAGTATAAAATGCAGGCACAATGATACTCAAAGATAAGATCAAGAAACAACAAACTAGTTTGCATATTAAGTGCATCTTTCAATTATTATTCAGAAGCCACAGTCCTTGGGTAGAACATTTTTAGTTTACAAGAtgtagaaaggaaaaaaaaaagggcTGAAGGCGAAAAAGGTGGAGGTCAACCCAGAACATCAAATGGATAAAGCTTTTGCCAAATTATGCTGAACATACAACTTAATACAGACAAGTGTGAACTCCATGTTTTCATATGAAAAACAAGACAAGCCACCATGTGTCTCATTCTCAAGCTTCCCATCCCCTTAGAACAGTCGCTCTAGCTACACGATTAACGCCCAGCGTGAAGGCACCCATTCGGAGATCACAGTTGTGAGTCTTGCACATATCCTTGACATCTTTAAAGCCTCTTGTCATGTATGTCTTCAACTCAGCATTCACTTTATCCTCATCCCACATAAAGCCCTGGATGTTCTAGTATTTCAAAAACATCGAGAATTTGATAAGCTAACTGAATAAAATGGCTCTTGCAAGTTTTAACATGTTCTTTTGGTGCATAACAGACGAAACAACAGAATAAGAACAATGCTTTGTGGTAAAGTATGAAAAAATTATATGAAGGTATAATACCTGAACCCACTCAAAATAACTAACGGTGACACCACCTGAATTAGCGTATATGTCTGGTAGGATGACAACTCCTTTCTTTGCCAAAATCTGCAGAGGATTAGAATTAATTAAAATGCTGCACTTGTCTTCTGCGTGTCTCAAATATGATTTGTAATTAACAAGCTTGCTTATTCTACCTCCTTTTTTAACTTTTGCTTTAGTTGCTTCATTgtgaaaaaacaaaacaaaagaattaTTGCACTGACCTCATCAGCTTCTGGATCAGTCGGATGGTTAGCTGCCTCAATAATATATTTGGCTTTAATATCATTTGCATTATCCCTTCAATGAGAAGTTCAGACGTATCACAAATATGACATAAAAGGCTTCTTGATAACTAGTTCAATGCAAAATCATGAAAGTACCTGTTGATTACTCCGCCAAGGGCAGCTGGTATAAGAACATCACAATCTTCTACTAGTATTGAATGTGGATCTATTGGACGTGCATCATTGAAACCTTTAACTCCACGATTTTCCTTCACGTGTTTGAGTAGGCTTGCTATGTTGAGTCCATTCTCGTTCTTTATGGCGCCTGTTATGTCACTTACTGCAACGATTTTCCCACCTTGCTCATTGATGAGTTTTGCTGCCCAGGAACCAACATTCCCAAATCCCTAAGAGTAGGCAAAACATTGTCAAATTCGCATTTTGTCCAGTTACAACTAACAAcagataatatcataaaatcTACTATAAAAATTTCTTGGGTCCCCAAAATTTGGGGGCTTATGCAAAGGCTTTACTAGCCTCACCCTGAGCCGCCCCTTCCCAAAACAGAAGTAAACATTTTGACTATGCTAACCTGTATAACAAAACGCTGCCCAGCAATACTCTTGCCATGCTCTTTTAGCAGTGCTTCCGTAGCAAAGAGAACACCCCTTCCGGTAGCTGCATCTCTGCCTAAGGATCCACCAAGATCCTGTAATAAATTGTTACATCTCTTAGGCTAAATTGACAATGATCCCTCAAATAGATAAAGAAGTCATTTTCACTACAAAGCTTGTGCATATCTAAACTAGAGCAAAAAGATGTGATGAACACAAAAGTAGTAGAGTCAAGTTCACAAAGTGAACGTCCAACACCAATTGGATTTGTAAAATGAGTTCATAGATCGTAGAAAAACATGAATTGGGAATAGAACTCTGCTGAATTTTTATGTGTACTCACAATAGGTTTTCCGGTGACAACTGCAGGTGAATAACCATGAAATTTTGAGTACTCGTCGAGAATCCATGCCATTGTCTGCACAAAGAAATTGTAGTAGCTCCAGTAAGACATATTTCACTAAGAAGACAAAGCATTAGATGCAATCCACTAAAATGCTAGGCAAGAAAAATCATATTCACAGACCTGTGGATTTGTTCCCATATCTGGTGCCGGAACATCAGTGTGAATTCCGATCAGGTCATGTATTTTTTGAGTAAATACTCGAGTAAGTCGTTCTAGCTCAGAGTTACTCAGGTCACTAGGACTACATCCTATGCCCCCTTTAGCCCCACCATATGGTATATTGGCTACTGCTGTTTTCCATGTCATTAGCTGTGCTAAGGCATTTACCTCATCCGGGTCAACCTACATTAGACACTGATGAGTTACTATCGAACATATGCTATATCGATCAATTGATAACGTCATAAACATAATATTGAATAAAAGAACTACTACTCAGTCTGCAGATTACTATTTCTGATACAATCAGCAATGAGTAGTGGTTtatcatagagaagaaaaattaACCTCAGGATGGTATCTGATTCCGCCTTTCATAGGCCCGCGAGCATTGTCATGTTGTACTCTGAATCCAACAAAAGATGCCAATGAGCCATCATCTTTTGGTATTGTACACTCCACCTGAAAGATTGCACAAAATCAAAAGTTTAAGTCAAGCTCCCTAAGTACAAATTCCAAAACCAGAACAAAATCTGTTTTTATTTGCCAAAAACTGTTGTCATCAAAGCATAAGTAGGAAAACAACAAAATCTGTTACTCCACTATTATCAACTCAACCCAAATAAAGGGGAAAAAGAAGAGGGGTGTATCTTCTATTTCAAGAATCCCTTTTCATCTAAAATAAAGATAATCAAGTGACATACCTTAATTTCTCTAAAGGGGATTAGCAGACTCTTTTCCAGCTTAGAGTCTAAACCGAGCAGTCGAGCTGCCAGCTTAAAGTTTCTATTTGTTGCTGCTAAAGCATTCATGATTTTCCTCAAAAAACCCAGAGAAAGTCAATATCCTGATATAGGAAAGGCAAAAAATCAATCCTAGatttttaaaaaggaaagggtgaagCAAGAAAATTTATACTCCACTTGGCAATAAGATCTCAGCAGacattaatttataattttccaTATATGTGGAAAACAGAAGATTCAAACAATCACGTCTTAATCTTATCCAGAGAGCTAAAACATTAATTTCTTTCTTACCCAAAAACCAAGAATTCAACAAACGGAGGCTGCACTTGATCAAGCAAATATAATTAGCATGGAGTGTGTAGGCCACTATATTTGGTAGGTCGATTTGATCATTGAGCTAGCTGCTGTTTATATAATAAGTGTCAGCATCTTTATCTAGCCAGTAGCCACGTCAAGTCTTTCTTAAATATTGTTCCTAAGTCATATAGTTCCAACAtgcactattttttttttttttcaacgagtgtctttttttatttatttattggataTAAGTTTGTTTCATTAACTCGACTTACTAACCGTATAAATAAATTTTACACCtatcagtttgtttttattataCTTTGATTTTTATATCAGGCTTGTCGTAAAAAAGGTTAACCTAATGATTTAAGAAACATTTTTATACTGATAGTGcactaaaattaaaattattggAATTTGCCTTACCTGGATTAAGCCCTCACCAATTGAGTTTGGGTTCAACTGGAAGCTAATCTGACCCCAAAATAAGGGAGAAGCCATTTCAAACTTCGAGTAATATGGTTACGGGGCAATGGACAGACTTTAATTAATTGTGACGTTAATTTAAAATACACCATGTAAAGGATAAAGCTAAAAAAGGAATCTAGAAGAAAAAGGTTTGAAGAGGGGAGTCATCTTTAGTTTGTTTACCTCTTTTCTTATATCTATTTATACATTgatttaacttatatatattGATAGCGCAAAGAACGTTTTTACTATCTATGTATTTAAATATGTTTTAGCAAGTAATATGTCTTATTTTTAAGCTACATTCCACTATTATGGATAGTTGCTTGTATAGTTATTTTTTGGGCAATCTGAtattatacaacaacaacaataacaataaattCACTGATATTATGAAAAGTTTTTTATATCGTTAGTGTATAGAAGTTAAACTCTTTAAATAGAAAGCACTAAGCTTGTGCAGAGCTTCTCAACACAAATGAATTAAACATCAAATCGGAGAGTAGGAAACATGTTATGAACTTTTTTTTAACCTTTCTCTGTTGACGTCAGCGTCGTATGAGCCTGACCAATTCAAAGGGCACAGCCAAGTCCAAGACGAGAACGACCAATATAAACAGGTTTATGAACTTTCAAGCATGCAAACAAGAAACTAACCAATTTGAATAAAATTTAAGACACCTTAGCTTAGTGTACCTTAAGACAGAAGAAGTTTAAGTCCTTAGTCGTCCCTCTGCCTCTAGTGACTTAGGCCTGCCTCTGAAGCCAACAGAATAATACACTAGATATGTAATTGCTCCTTTAAATCCTAAACTCCAATACTATCAATTTATATCcatgaaaaagaaaaacatagaATCAGATTCAATGTTATCCCTCTACACATTCTTAATTAATTTGCAACCGAATATCAAAAGTTTCTAGATTTATACTCGTATAACGCAAGTTTATATATATGTAGGTCCAAACATAAGTAAGTGGGATTATCACTGCCATGGGCGGAGCTAGGCCGGAAATTTACACAGCGTAGATAAggtaatttttttaatatatatatatatatatatatatatatatatatatatatatatattaaatattggATCCCCTTGCATTCTTCACaagtttaaattttttaaaatccTTTTGATGAATATCTTGATCCCCACTATATTGTCCCTTTAGCTTCTTCACGTATACATATCTTGTTCTTATCATAATACTAGTCTCTTAATCCCCTTGACGACACCCCCACCCCTCAAAATGAAAATGATCCGATTTTTATAAGAAACTGCAGGGACATATTTCAAGATTCTCTTCTAAGTTCTCAAACAGAAGTGGGGGTATTTTACAAactaaataatataaatgaatGAATATGAATGGAGTTTAAGTTATATGTGCGGTTTGTataaaaaatatttacataattAGCATATTTATAAGGTAATTACAATTAAACTTCATGAAAAAACATTTATTAATAATCTAGTAACTAAAAATGATAACTAAACTTTAATCGTATAtaaaacaacacaacaacaagaATAACAAATATGTCTTAAACAAGTTGGGTCGATTATATAAATCTTCATTGGTTCATTTAAACTTAGCTGATCATCATCATACCAAATAaactaaaagtgaaaaaaatgagttaaatacatataaatactagcaataacaataatattagtcacgatccaaaattccgCCTTAGgcgtcgtgatgacacctagtctctaagactaggtaagacAAGTACTTACAACAATTAAGCCAGTTTAACAATGATAATATAAAACAGAGTTTAATATGAATACCGAAACGAAAGCGAAATAAGTCTACGCTGCAATAATCGTAACAATCTCCCAAGACTAGGTAATACACAGTCACGAACTTTAGCTGAATACATGGAAAGATCTCAAAGATCAAAGTACAATACTGTTCAAATAACAACCTGACAGTACAATGAAAGGAAAAGGACTCCAAGGGACTGCGACGACCTAGCAGCTCTACCTGGAATCCTCGCGATCAGTAAGCTACTCTGCCTGAGTCCGATATCTTCAATACCCGGATCtgcaaaaaaatatacaaaagtgTAATATGAATACACCACGaccggtactcagtaagtatcaagactaacctcattagagtagtgacgaggtacaagtcaagacacctactagtcaaAATACCTGTGCAGTGTAAAAGTATAAAGCTAATAATGAAAGCAGAAATCAGTAAATGGCAACAAAAATCAACTTGTGATATAAATAGTAAAGTAATAAGAACACCGTGAAAGTACCATTGAAACCAACTAAAGGAAACAATTAACAACCAATTAATCAAGCCGTTTTAACACAAGTTTCGCAACAAAATGACTCCGAAATACCTCATCTCATAATCACAAGTCACGAGTCTCATGTCACAAATCATATGCTCAcgacaccttgtgcccacatgtcTAATCACAATTAcatggacaactcatgtgccaatATCCCAATCCGCTCGGCATGATCATAGGCTCACAATCACAATCCGTCCAGTATgatcacatgctcaatatcacaatctgCCCGACATGCTCACAAGCTCAATATCAACATGAAAGCAGATAATACAAGAATACATGGGCATGATCAATAAATGTTAAGTTTTATAGTTCTGAACTAGTATAAGTGGCATGCTATGGTATATGCTTGTGCGAGTGTACTAATACAACCTAAGtcaacaagtaatatcaaagacaTCGAGTAGCTCATTGAAAATAACATAACAAGTCACGTAATGTGTATGACATACACAAGGAGAATCACCTTAATATCGTCAACAtaatgcccccaggccatcatACATCATCCCTAACATTGCACCCTTATCTCTCCGATAGCCACCCATGTCACTCTTCCCTGACAATATCATTAGCCGCTCGTATCACTCCGATAGCCACTCGTACCACTTCGAATAATATCCACCCTTGTCGCTCCGTCCGGGAAATAACACAACAGCCACTCGTATCACTCTACACAATCAACAATAGTGAGATGCTACCCTTATGCCCCGCACAACAACAATGAGATGCCACCCTTATGCTCCGCATAACAACAACCAATCCACACAATAATTCATATGtgctaacatcacaacaacacgACATATCAACTCTTACCACAAGTGCCCATAGGTCATAACCTTTTCAAAAGAACcaacaatatcaatatttccACAACAATTAGTCCATGGCTCAAACACAATGTGTATAGAATTTCAATAACTACAAAATGATCGAAAAAACTCAACAATGAACAACACCCTCTTTAATcataaaatcaattaaaatagattaatgactttcaataatttcaacttcaattaATTTCTTAAGAATAAACTCGATAATGAAGGTATTTCTATGAAATGGCAAACTCCGGATTCTAGTGTTTGAAATAGGCTAACTATGAAAGAGATGGAACGAACTACTAACTAAGTCTAATGCACGAGAATAACTCGACAACAAAAGGGTATCATGTAACAATAATTTCAATTAAGAATAACTCGACAGTAAAGAAAGTCACATAATGATAAATGAggtaacaacttcaaataaagtaTATAAGAGTAAACCCGAGAAGTAAAGGATGTGACATGTAATAGcaacttcaaataaagcatgtgtGAGTAAACATGATAAATAAAAGATATAACATGCGATAACAATTTCAAGTAAATACATGAAGGAAGGCTAAGAGTCTAAACCGATCAATTTCTACATATAAACccgagtacgcactcgtcacatcGCGTACGTGACTTTCACATAACACAAATAGAACAAACAACTCAAATCCAAAGGGGGtagtccccccccccccacaaagttaggcaagatacttacctcaaagaagccaAACCCACACTCTAAAATGACCTTATCGCGTGAAACAACCTCCGAacagctcaaatctaaccaaaataactcaatatcataaataaaaatcATAGGAAATAATTTTGGATAATAAAGCTTTGATCTataataaaaactaaaaattcaACCCTAATCCCGCACCTCAAAACCCGATAAAACACAAAAAATCtaacacccattccgatacgagtcaaatcataccaaaattatccaattccgacatTAAGTCAGccttcaaatcctcattttatATTTTAGGAAGTTTTTACAAAAATTCTCAATTTTCTCCAACTCAAATAactaatttaatgataaaaataaggatcaaatcatgaaatataatcaaatccaggtaaagaacacttaccccaatccaacaCGTGAAGATCccctccaaaattgcccaaaatcgaGATCTACAATTCAAGATATGGGCAAACCCTCGAAATATAAACAATTTGCAAGTAACTACGCTTATGCGATCTAAAGATTGCTTCTGCGGAAATACAATACCTCAGTCAAATGTCACTTCTGGGACCATAAATGCGCTTCTGCGGATGCGCAGATGTGCCGGGGCCTCTGCTTCTGCGGTCTTCCTCACCCACTCTTGCTTTCGCTCTTGCATCCCTTCTCGTCCGCACCTGCACCCATGGTTCGCATGTGCGAACACACCAGATCCCTACCCAAACTAGCTTATCCAACATGATCCAAATAATCTGAAACCCGTTTGAAACACACCTGGGGTCCCCGGGATCCCATCCGAACATCTCAACAAGTTTTATAACATAATGTGGACCtgtttgaggcctcaaatcacatctaacaacatcaaaactacgaatcgcccttcaaatcgaacttaatgaacttatgaactttcaacttctacaactcacgccgaatcatatcaaatcaacccgaaatgacatcaaatttttcatacaagtttcaaatgacacaacggagctataCTAATTTCCGAAATCATAATCTGAacccgatatcaacaaagtcaacccccGATCAAACCTCTCAACATTCAAAACCTTCAACTTTTCAATTTTTTCCAAGGTGcatcaaatcaacctacggacctGCAAACctaaatccggacatacgcctaagtccaaaatctccataggaagctattggaatcatcaaaacactatTTCAGAGTCGCctatacaaaagtcaaactctgGTCAACTCTTACTAAATCTTCTAAAATAAGAATCCATTTTCCAAATCGATCCTGAATCATCCGAAAACTGAACTCGGccatacacgcaagtcataatacataacgaAGATGCTTGAGACCTTAAGATACCGAACTAGATACAaattctcaaaacaaccggtcgggtcgttacactctccccctcttaaacaaatgttcgtcctcgaacgtgccaagaaccGTTTTGAAGTTATCAAATCGCTGATAATTCACCAAACATATACTCgcagggtgatcccacgtcaccctaatCCACATAAGCCCGATAACACTATCTCAATTGAAGATTTTCCTACCACCCATACCAATAAGTCGTAGAACTAAATCTTTTACCATCCGATCATTTCCTAAATACCCGATTCCCACATAAACACAGTGTACCAACCTCAACCAGCTGCCACAACTCATGAATACACCCACAAGTTATGACCCACCGACGTAATATGTCATCCACATGCCCATAATAATATCTCTGTCCACAATAGCTACCCATAATCAAATCCAGTACCGGTAAATAACCTCATAACAAATAAAACCTTGTCCCAAACCTTCCCAAGGCTAATAGCAATGCAAGAAACATGAAAATCTCATAACCACTCATCCAAATCAACAAGTCACACCCAATGTCACCTGGGCACATACCTCGCAAGCTAAACCCAACAAGCACAACATGAATATGACTGGATATTGAAAGAGAAACACATGAGAGAGCTATCAAAAAAGTCCGACAGGCACAACTCCCTATCAATACCATACTACGAGTCCATTCCACAAGGGGGAATCAAAACATATGAACTAATCACAATGATATCACTCTAACATATCG from Nicotiana sylvestris chromosome 12, ASM39365v2, whole genome shotgun sequence encodes the following:
- the LOC104246229 gene encoding glutamate dehydrogenase B-like yields the protein MNALAATNRNFKLAARLLGLDSKLEKSLLIPFREIKVECTIPKDDGSLASFVGFRVQHDNARGPMKGGIRYHPEVDPDEVNALAQLMTWKTAVANIPYGGAKGGIGCSPSDLSNSELERLTRVFTQKIHDLIGIHTDVPAPDMGTNPQTMAWILDEYSKFHGYSPAVVTGKPIDLGGSLGRDAATGRGVLFATEALLKEHGKSIAGQRFVIQGFGNVGSWAAKLINEQGGKIVAVSDITGAIKNENGLNIASLLKHVKENRGVKGFNDARPIDPHSILVEDCDVLIPAALGGVINRDNANDIKAKYIIEAANHPTDPEADEILAKKGVVILPDIYANSGGVTVSYFEWVQNIQGFMWDEDKVNAELKTYMTRGFKDVKDMCKTHNCDLRMGAFTLGVNRVARATVLRGWEA